In the Hyla sarda isolate aHylSar1 chromosome 9, aHylSar1.hap1, whole genome shotgun sequence genome, CATCAATGAGACCAGTGGGTTGAGTTTAATGCTATTTAAAAGCACATACcgccgtatatactcaagtataagccgatgCCCCTaacttcaccccaaaaacccaggaaaagttattgactctactataagcctagggtgggaaatacatcatccagacccccatcatgaACACCCCACgtcatcatcatcgcctgtcaatcccttcatcagtgatcttcaacctgcggatctccagatgttgcaaaactacaactcccagcatgcccggacagccatcagctgtccgggcatgctgggagttgtaggtttgaaacatctggaggtccgcaggttgaagaccactgcagccttcgtcatcatccagaccccgtttagttttctactcacctcccctcggtgggaaggaagggtgagctggtccgggccatcgatgctgcagggactgtccggtggggaaggttggttgttccgggctgtccattttcactgggaggccctcttctccggcctagtgacattgccttgatgatgacgcacagggacgattATGCGCAGGGACATCTGCTGCGCAcagacgtccctgtgtgtcgtcaaggcaatgtcatggggccggagtggagaagagggcctcccggttaaaatggacagcccggaacgactaaccttccccaccggacggtccctgcagcatagatggcccggaccagctcacccttccttcccaccgaggggaggtgagtagaaaactaaatggggtctggatgatgacgaaagcTGCAGTGgtgttcaatctgcggacctccagatgttgcaaaactacaactcccagcatgcccggacagccatcggctgtccgggcatgctgggagttgtagatttgaaacatctggaggtccgcaggttgaagaccaatgagaAGGGAATGACAGGCGGAAAGTTCACTCGAGTACAAGCCCCCtcgggcgttttcagcacgaagaatcatgctgaaaaactctgcttatactccactatatacggtaataaaagttgtttttaaaTAGATTTAGTATATGGGAGATTTAGGGTTCCTGTGATGAATTGTATATTGATACAATGACGGTATCGAATTGTGTTGAATTGTTTGTTCTCTCCTTTACAGGATATACAGCATGAAGGAAGCTTTCTGATACAGCCAGAATCCAAAGTTACCCAGTTAGATACATCTCAATGGCCCTTGTTGCTTaaggtttgtgtttttttttttttttttttttttttttttgtaaatctcaagagtgctgtcagggcatgctgggagttgtagtgttgcatcaCTGACCTAGAAGATGTAGCTGTCCTAGTACCTACATGGTGCTTCACATATTGTAAACCTAAAGCACTGCCATCCAGTGTGTTCAGTTTTTTGGAGAATTTTGCGGATTAAGTAATCAGCTGGATTGTTTTGCCTAACGAGGATATAAtggaagtgtacctgtcattatgaaaaattcTGACCTGTCAAATGTTTTGAGTGTTCAAACCTTCACCAATCAGAATAAGTCTGCGCTTCCATGTGCTTCTCTCCCTGCCCCGGTCACATGATCCAGACACGCTCATAGACTGAGTGATCACGTGacacagagctgggagagaacGCACGGAGCGTAGgcttgttctcctgatcagtggAAATCTGAACATTTGGGCCCCcacctaaagtttttttttttatttatttctataacAAATGATGGTGCCCATTTAAGTGATTCCTATTTCTGTTTTTGGTGACCAGAACTATTTTAATGCAAGAAGTTGAGTTTGTTTTGTAGAAGATTTTTGCTAATGGTGGCATTTTTATCAATTTCATAGAACTTTGATAAGCTGAATGTTCGGACAACACACTACACTCCTATACCGTCTGGTTCCAACCCTTTGAAAAGAGAACTCTCAGAATATATAAAGTAAGTGATTAGGTATGTGGTAAATTCTGCCATTCATGTGCCAAATCTAGTGTAGTAAAATTCTTAATGGAGATGATAGAAAATTCTAGACGAAGCACATGGCCAGCTGAGCTTTAATAAAATGAATCCCTAATGTCAACCAAACACAACTTGCTGCCTGATAACAAGATACATGAGAAATGTATGATCATTGAGGAACTGACCAACCATGAGGATGGAGCAGTAATTGTAAATAGGTGACAAATATGACAGCTACCGtagaagccgaggcccctaatttcaccccaaaaacccaggaaaagttgttGGCTCGACTTGAAGCCTAGGGTGGGAGTTAAGTcatttcccccccctcccttcatcatcactgcctgtcaatcccttcatcagtggtcttcagcctgcagacctccagatgttgcaaaactgcaactcccatcggcagtccggcatgctgggagttgtagttttgaaacatctggaggtccgcaggttgaagacctccagagggagggttagtcgttccggggtgtccatcttcaccgggccggccccgggctagtgatgttgccttgacgatgacgcgcaGGGACTGACTTCctccccttccttcccaccgaggggaggtgagtagaaaaataaagggggtctggatgatgacgaaggccgcagtggtcttcaacctgcggacctccagatgtttcaaaactacaactcccagtatgcccggacagccatctgggagttgtagttttgcaacatctggaggtacgcaggttaagggccactgagaagggattgacaggtggagagttcactcgcgtttaagccccgggggggggggggggggggtgtttccaGCATGAaaaatcttgctggaaaaactctctgcttatactcAATTATATACGGTACTTGTGGACCAGTATTCCTTTCTGTACTAACCTCTTTATTGTTCCCAATCTCTTCAGAACAGGCTTTATTAACCTGGATAAACCTGCCAACCCCTCCTCCCATGAAGTAGTCGCGTGGATCCGTCGTATTTTAAGGGTGGAGAAAACTGGCCACAGTGGAACATTAGATCCCAAAGTCACAGGTTGTCTAATTGTATGCATCGACCGAGCCACACGACTTGTGAAGTCACAGCAGAGTGCAGGTgggtgtgtttatttattttatttttttttatttatttatttttttttttattttttttttaccttggcatgtaaaatgaaaaaagtcttatactaaaactgtctaaagaTAAATATCCTGCTCTAGCTTCTGAAATACTGACCTTTTTCCTATTTGTCTTTTAAAGGGAAAGAATATGTTGGTATTGTACGACTACATAATGCAATAGAGGGTGAGCAGCAGCTGGCAAGGGTAAGTGTCTTCCCACCTCTGGGCTCATGTGATGGCCCTATAGTTTACATGATGACACAGTTTATCCATTCTCTGATCCTTTGTCTGTCTCTAAAGCACCTGCTCTGTTCTGGAATCAGGTGTGCTCGAAACACTGTTGGATCCAGTGACCTGCGTTCTGCAGTGTGACTGGCTCCTGGTGTCAAGAGCAGGAGGTCAAAGATTAAGGTTAAGAAGAGATGTGCTGTCTGATAAACCTGGAGTGGGCTTTTTACTTTTGTGTTTCCTTTTTATATAAACTCTATGTAGTTGACACTTCTATTTCCTTTTGCAGGCTCTGGAAACCCTCACAGGCGCACTGTTTCAGAGGCCACCATTAATCGCTGCTGTGAAGAGGCAACTGCGTGTTAGAACAATCTATGAGAGCAAACTTGTAGAATATGACCAGGAACGTAGACTGGGTGAGTAGCTGATCGTGTCATTTATGCTGTGAAGTACAATGAAGTTTCTCTATTTCCCCAGCAATGAGGTTATGTTTATATTACATGAAGGTTTAATGGAGGTATACTatgggacagtgtttcccaacaaggctgcctccagctgtggcaaaactacaacttctagcaggcCTTTCATGGACTGGACAAGATATACTAGTTAACTAAATTAGGTGTATTTACAAACCTTGTCACTAGTAGACTACTTTCGGTCCATTTAATTGATTACACAAACATACATGGTACTgtggaaattaaattttttttttacacttagtccccataggggactatttatagcaatcagttgactgccaatactgttcaatgctatgcgtAGGGCATAgctctgatcagtgttatcggctatcttctgctctggtctgctctattttagaccaaagcagaagaagccgtcaggcaggtgagaggacctccgtccgccatgttagctgatctgattgctgcgggtgatcagatcagcataaaatgtagccgcgctgccgcagatgccatgatcagtattgatcatctgaggggttaatgccagacaaacACGCAATTGCGGATGTTgcccattaccagcaggtccctggctatcagcagccggggtctGCTGCACATGACTCGATAAACGCTCTGATAGGCATGTACAGGACttgaatgtacgtcctggtgtgcgaagtaccgccgcaccgggatgtatatttacgtccgtggtcattaaggggttaatctcagaCCTAACCCGTGATGTGAACATAACCTCAGTAAGTGTAACCTGAAATATCTTTTGTACAGCTGATTACAGGAATAGAGGAATGTTATTGAGCCATATGATGATCAAATTTCTCAAGAACTTCTTGTGATGCTGACATCTTATCTATCACCCTATGACTGATGGCTCCTAGCAAATGAGTAAGACTAGTTTTGTTTAAATAAACATGTGTGACTCCTAATCTGTAATTTCACAGGTATATTTTGGGTGAGTTGTGAAGCCGGTACATATATCCGGACACTATGCGTCCACATTGGTTTGCTGCTTGGAGTAGGTGGCCAGATGCAGGAGCTTCGCAGAGTTCGGTCGGGTGTGATGGGAGAGAAGGTAAGGGACTATCGTGGTTGTCTAATCCCAAATGCGTTGAGTTCAGCCACAGGCTTCTCCCTGTGGTTTGGTAATTGGCTTTTGGGACATTAAAAAGTTCACAGGATTTAAGGCAAATGTGTTGTCTTATCCTGGAGCTGACAGTTGATCACGTGCCGATGGTCTGGTCCTATATCTGCTTGCTTCAATAGGTGTTTATCTCTTTTTCAGGACAATCTTGTCACAATGCATGATGTCTTGGATGCCCAATGGCAGTACGATAACAATAAAGATGAAAGCTATCTCCGTAGGGTTGTCTATCCACTAGAGAAGCTTCTGGTCTCTTATAAAAGGCTGGTTATGAAGGACAGTGCAGTAAGTTTGCTTTCTTTTGTATCTGGCAGTAGTATTGCATCATGCTGAACACTGCTTTAGTATATTCTCATGGGTTTTATTCTTTTAGGTTAATGCTATATGTTATGGGGCAAAGATCATGCTTCCTGGTCTTCTGAGATATGAAGATGGCATTGAGATAAACCAGGATATTGTGGTCATCACAACCAAGGGAGAAGCTATCTGCATTGGTAAGTATCTTGTAGGATTTTTAAGATACAGTGGAATATGTAGAACTGATACTTACAGAACCTGGGCCATTGGAAATGGACATCCATATAAGGCTTCCGCAACACAACTCCCAGTGCTATTTTGAAAGGGGGTTGCGAGTgacctaatacagtgtttcccaaccaggttgcctccagctgttgcaaaacaaccccccagcatgcccggacagcctttggctgtccgggcatgctgggagttgtcgttttggaacagctggaggcaccctggttgggaaacactgactcatTGATATCTTGGTAATGATTGAGCTGCTAACAGCTAGACTGTACAGTCTCTGTATGTAGTAAATGTATGGCTGTTCCTGTGCCTTTGTCAGTTCTTAAAGTGGATATGTCAGCGGTTTTGATCTTTCAATACTGCTGGCAAGTTCTTAGAGGATGGCTGGaagagttaaaacctcactaaagTACCTGCATGACTAAAATCAGTCCAATAGCAACAAAGCTTTTGCAAGTGCTCAGGAACTGCACCAGCGAGTCAAGTGAAACCCTGGTTCTTAAAGAGTAACTTTCCCAGCAGGCGCGATGTCGCTGACTCCTGCTGGGTGCCAACTTCCACCCTCACTATGCGCGCAGCCCCGGCGTTCACTGCgctctgacaggcagggagcgagtgcaggctgACTGATGTAGACCGATTGCCCGGCATCAGTCCTAATTCACTCGTGACGACACAgccggctgcagccggccactagggaggagacccctagtggccggttttcaaatgttaattaaaccattgtaagcaaaaaaaaatatgaatctattagatgttgtagtacataagtacaacatattaaaaaaaaaaaaaaaaaaatttgcctgcccatttttGTCCTCGCAACCAAAGTTTTTAAATACCAGACTTCCTCTTTAATAAATTTAAGGTGAAGTTAAAAAGGCATCTTGGTAAAGTTGTATATGTAGTTATGATGTATACATAACGTAATGCTTTAACTCTTCCTGTCCTCCTATATGGACTGCTGAGCAGTTATGACCACTCGGAgctggtgacagattccctttaaggataCACAGAATTAAAGCCTCAGTCTTTGATGTGACATGATGATGTAGTTTATCCATTCTCAGAGTCTTCCAGTCTTCCGTGCCTTTCTGTATCCTTTAGGATGCAGTGTCCTGCCCACTTGTGTGCCAGTTGCTGCGTTCTGCAGATAACTCTCAACAGAAGTGAGTTGGGGGCTGGAAGACTGGTTGAGTACAAAGGATGATAGAAGCTCCTCTGATCACACTCTATATAGGCTTGGGCTGAGCTTACTGGTTTACCTGTGTTGCTAACCATATTAATGTGCCCCTTCCTAGCTACTGCCCTTATGACAACAGCTGTGATATCGACGTGTGACCATGGCGTTGTGGCAAAGATAAAACGTGTTATCATGGAGAGGGACACCTATCCCCGCAAGTGGGGCCTTGGTCCCAAGGTAATATAAACTACTTCAGATGCTAATATAATCTTTGTATGAAGGGTGGTGAGCCACATGATGTTTGTATGTTTTTTGATTTTAATGATGACTCTACATCTATCACCCTATAACTGATGGCTCTCCTCTTAATGTACACTATGCATTCAGAACGGAGTTACCATCTTCAAAGTAGGTCAGGTGAGCTGACTGTGGCCGCTGCTACTCTGAAGGAGGGTAAACGTTCTTAATGCATAGATGtgcttattttttgttttgttaaataAATGCTTAAATGCACGTGTCTTGAAACTCTCCAGGCCAGTCAGAAGAAGATGATGATTCAGAAAGGGCTGCTAGACAAGCATGGGAAACCCAATGAGAATACCCCAGCTAACTGGACTGAAGGATATGTTGATTACAAGTAAGAACAGTAACAAACTCTTGTATAAAatatcatgggggagatttatcaaaacctgtccagaggaaaagttgctgagttggccatagccaccaatcagatcacttcttttgttttgaaaagcatctgaaaaatagtgatctgatcggttgctatgggcaacgcagcaacgttccctctggacaggttttgatttcttcctccccccccacccccaaatatTAAATTTTTGTGCATATTTGCTCAGTAGGGTTTATGGGTCTTTATTCTTTTGCAGGGCAGCACAGAAGAAAGTGACTGCTCCAGAGGTGGAGACACCAGCTAAGGTTTGTACATGTTTTAACCTTTAACAGACGCAGGAAGTTATCCCCTTTTACCTGCCTGTGGTACTATAGGGGAGTCATCCTGCAAAATCAACTGGCTAGTCCCCATCAGAAATGCAGCTTGCTTTTTCTGTTAAGGTACATAGCCAACATGTGACCACATGTATTGCTGTGTTTGTAACctagatatataattttttttctgcagagAAAGCATGTGAGTGAGTCAGATAGTGACACTGCTACACCAGTCTCCACCAAAAAGAAAAAGGTAAGATCATTATGTCATAGTTGTCCGTAGGTTGGCTGGACCAAAAAGATTTGTTGCACAAATACGGAGTCTGTTCTATATGGGTTTGGCAGGGCCATGTGCATTGACATGacctacttaaaggagtactctagtgcagagtattcctgcccgggctgcaaaataaatgaaaatgaaccatcgctCACCTCCCTGGGTCACTACAGATGTTCGGTCCTCCagtgcatctccttcatacttccgggtgtaacgaagcgtcgcatggcgctcagcctatcgccggcagccacgatgttctgcctcggtcggcgataggctgagcgccatgtgagtcttcgttacacccggaagtatgaaggagatgcaccagaggaccgatcagctgtagcggcgctccacgggaacccagggaggtgagtgatggatcattttcatttattttgcaggacggagcaggagtgctctgcactagagtactcctttaaaagcaaTTATCCCTTTGAACATCAGGGTTAGGATTGCCCTTGCAGGAACTGTAACGTAAGTTTTTAGTTAGTTAACAATCTATTTTGATCTGGTGATCTAGGCACCAAACCCTGACCACCAGATCaaaatagaaatttttgaaaTACAAGAAGTTTAATGAGTTACTCGGGATGCGTCCTGCAAAAAAGTATAAGGCTCTTGAAGTATATATTAAGTGAAAATTGTTTTCCCTCTTTGCCTTTAGAAGAAACCAGAGAGTGACCAAGAAACCGCAGATGCAGAACCTTCTACGGTAAGTTGCATTAACATTAAGGTGATTGGCAATTTCACATTCTTCACCGGGATTATTTAACCTGCTATTAGCTTAGTTACTTGTATTGTGTAGGCACATGTTCATCTGTCGCTTGTATGGGTTTCCTTTTAGGCACAGGGTCATCTGTAGCTTGTATGGGTTTCCTTTTAGGCACAGGTTCATCTGTCGCTTGTATGGGTTTCCTTTTAGGCACAGGTTCATCTGTAGCTTGTCTGGATTTCCTTTTTGCAATGTCAAGTTTCTAAACTACAGTAAAACTTTTGAGGGAAAATTATAtagttgtaatatacattgataaaaaaattgtatatttttgggtgacaaaATGCTGTCcccgcagctattgcctgtgtctctatgaggagtccatatataGGAAGTGAAggcggacaagcagggatctgtgcacgcTTCTAGCTTGTCGGTCATCCTGATGTGAGCCAGGAGTGTCttagagcacagagccctgcttgtccacctacacttcctgtatttggactcctcgcaGAGAcaaatgtacacttttttttgtatattacaaatatccaGATAATTGTATTTACTAGAGATAagccaacttacagtaaatttgattcgtcacgaacttctcggctcggcagttaatgacttttcctgcataaatgagttcagctttcaggtgctcccgtgggctggaaaaggtggatacagtcctaggagactctttcctaggactgtatccacatttcccagcccacgggagcacctgaaagctgaactcatttatgcaggaaaagtcatcaactgcagagccgagaagttcatgacaaatcgaatttactgtaagt is a window encoding:
- the DKC1 gene encoding H/ACA ribonucleoprotein complex subunit DKC1 isoform X2; the protein is MADDDGSKKKSKKRKSQTLGEIADIQHEGSFLIQPESKVTQLDTSQWPLLLKNFDKLNVRTTHYTPIPSGSNPLKRELSEYIKTGFINLDKPANPSSHEVVAWIRRILRVEKTGHSGTLDPKVTGCLIVCIDRATRLVKSQQSAGKEYVGIVRLHNAIEGEQQLARALETLTGALFQRPPLIAAVKRQLRVRTIYESKLVEYDQERRLGIFWVSCEAGTYIRTLCVHIGLLLGVGGQMQELRRVRSGVMGEKDNLVTMHDVLDAQWQYDNNKDESYLRRVVYPLEKLLVSYKRLVMKDSAVNAICYGAKIMLPGLLRYEDGIEINQDIVVITTKGEAICIATALMTTAVISTCDHGVVAKIKRVIMERDTYPRKWGLGPKASQKKMMIQKGLLDKHGKPNENTPANWTEGYVDYK
- the DKC1 gene encoding H/ACA ribonucleoprotein complex subunit DKC1 isoform X1, with the translated sequence MADDDGSKKKSKKRKSQTLGEIADIQHEGSFLIQPESKVTQLDTSQWPLLLKNFDKLNVRTTHYTPIPSGSNPLKRELSEYIKTGFINLDKPANPSSHEVVAWIRRILRVEKTGHSGTLDPKVTGCLIVCIDRATRLVKSQQSAGKEYVGIVRLHNAIEGEQQLARALETLTGALFQRPPLIAAVKRQLRVRTIYESKLVEYDQERRLGIFWVSCEAGTYIRTLCVHIGLLLGVGGQMQELRRVRSGVMGEKDNLVTMHDVLDAQWQYDNNKDESYLRRVVYPLEKLLVSYKRLVMKDSAVNAICYGAKIMLPGLLRYEDGIEINQDIVVITTKGEAICIATALMTTAVISTCDHGVVAKIKRVIMERDTYPRKWGLGPKASQKKMMIQKGLLDKHGKPNENTPANWTEGYVDYKAAQKKVTAPEVETPAKRKHVSESDSDTATPVSTKKKKKKPESDQETADAEPSTHKQESGSDNESALKPKKKKKKKHEEEEGATEDSPKVTKSMKKKKKKRKEDLE